The proteins below come from a single Necator americanus strain Aroian chromosome V, whole genome shotgun sequence genomic window:
- a CDS encoding hypothetical protein (NECATOR_CHRV.G20250.T1) translates to MERGCRWFALGEIVASYSCVKTTSNTDSSVRGYARNGEVETAAGIEVGSWRTAEMGGGREDPCTIPTATLHREASSAAAFATVRASCRFDATMHA, encoded by the coding sequence atggaaaggGGTTGCCGGTGGTTTGCTCTTGGAGAAATCGTCGCCAGCTACAGttgcgtcaaaacgacatcaaacaCGGACAGTTCTGTacgcggctacgctcgaaacggtgaggtggagacagcggctggaatcgaggtgggatcatggcgaactgcagagatgggtggcggtagggAGGATCCCtgcacgatcccaaccgctacgctccaccgcgaagcttcgagcgcagccgctttcgcaactgttcgtgcctcatgtcgttttgacgcaaCTATGCATGCTTGA
- a CDS encoding hypothetical protein (NECATOR_CHRV.G20249.T1) — MPPRITTVCSAHSTDNFSYKKGLRWELSRRQQQDRNNESKSKARRSYAEETSRFLSSTSSEELVGFELEGHLAANGFLHSGGERGPKDIRRG, encoded by the exons ATGCCGCCACGTATAACCACTGTATGTTCTGCCCACAGCACAGACAATTTCAGCTATAAAAAAGGATTGAGATGGGAGCTAAGTCGTCGACAACAACAAGACCGCAATAACGAATCGAAGTCAAAGGCAAGAAG GTCATATGCCGAGGAGACGAGcagatttctttcttcaacgagttctgaggagctTGTTGGATTCGAGCTGGAAGGACACTTGGCCGCAAACGGATTTCTGCACTctggtggtgaaagaggacctaaGGACATTCGGCGTGGATAG